GCGAGTTACCGGACTTCGTAGCCTGGAACATCGTAATTAGACCTGCACAAACCGAAATCGTGTAGCAACTGTACAGGAACTATTTGAGAAACAGCGATAGTTATCACTGGTGAATGATTTCAATTGGACCTCCATTTTATAGTTACTCCTCGAAATTTATTCTTCCGTGGTAAGGGATTAATATCCACACGTGTTTCGGGCGGGGATGATGAACTATAGTAACAAAGTAGATAGGTTAAAGGACATAACGATAGTAATACATATCCACACAACTCTCCGATTTCCAATCACCTACTCACTCTATCTTCCAGTCCTGTATCTTCCAGTCCTGTATCTTCCAGTCCTGTATCTTCCAGTCCTGGATCCGGTCCATATAGGTAGATGGGACAAAAACGGAGTATCATGAACTCGGGTAAGCGGATTGCTATTCTCGGTGGAACGTTCACACCGGTCCACGACGGCCATCGAGCACTCTTACACAAAACCTTCCAAACGGCAAGCCACGACGGAAGTGGGGACGGGCACGTGATCGTTGCACTGACCTCGACCCCTCTGGCCAGACGGACCCGAAGCGATCCAACGCATTCTGAACTGCTCGGCCCGTTCGAACAACGGTGTGACAGTCTCGAGACGGAGATTGAGCAGTTGAGCGATGCATACACCGCTTCCTTCGAGATCATCAAGCTAGAGGACACTCACGGTCCAGCGGTGAGCCGTGAAGATATAGACGTACTCGTCGTCTCCCCAGAAGGGAAAGCACAGCACCGTGCCCACAACATCAACGAACAGCGAGTGTCGAACGGACTCTCCCCAATCGAGATTCACACCGCCCCGTTCGTCATCGCAGACGACGGTGTTCGGATCAGCAGCACCCGAATACGAAACGGTGAGATCGACGCTCACGGACGGTTACTCGAAGAATCCGAATAACCTCAAAAAAGACTGTAAGTCGAATTACGGCCTCAAGAGATCAGAGTTCGAGAGTAACAAATCGGTTCGAGAGTAACAAATCGGTTCGAGCGAGGAGACCGTTTTACTAGCTACTACAGGACTATATTATCTACTATAATATTCGTGTAATTAATTCGGCGCGGTAGCGAGGAAGAAGTGTGGTGATTTCCGGCATATGATATCATAATATGTATTGTGTATAGAATATATAAGATAAGATGGGTGTGGAGGGGGATCAGCGCGTGGCAAGAAGGTGATTAGTAAACGCAATGAAATCAGTATCCGATATGCAAAAGCAACGTGTCGCGACGGGGAGCGCGAAGACACTGTGCTAGCGGCTCGACTCCTCGCACGCCGCAATAATCACATCAGGATCGTCGACGAGTCTGTTCTCCATATAGTTCCCTTTCCCTTTTCCCGCCCACTTACGCTCTTGTTCGATGATCGAGAGGAATTCTAATTCGGAGAGGATATCGCGGACTCGACGCAATTTCAGGTGTGACGAATCGTCTCGGTCGCACAGCCGTTTGTAGAGTTCGTACACCTCAGTCGTCTGTACGGTATCATCCGCTCGCTCCGGCTGTTTCGCCAGCAGTGCCATCGCCTCGAGGACGAGCTTCGCGTGGCTCGGTGATTTCGAGATCAGTTCCGCCAATCGACTGGTTTCTTCTCGCTCGTGTGCCTGATCGACACACGACTCGGTGACCGTCTCGAGATCCGTTTCTTCGGCAATTTCGCCAGCGAAGCGAAGAATATCGATCGCCTTCCGTGCGTCGCCGTGTTCTCGAGCAGCCAGCGCTGCAACTCGAGGAATAACGCCATCTTCGAGAACGCCGTCGTGGAAGGCATCGGAACGCGAGCGAAGTATTTCTTGAATCTGGGTGGCATCGTACGGTGGAAAGACGTACTCCCGCTCACAGAGACTCGATTTGATTCGTTCATCCAGCGATTCCTTGTACCGAACTTTGTTCGAGATGCCAATCGTCCCGATCGTACTCGAAGAGAGTTTTCCGGATTCAACGGCACGAGAGAGTTGCATGAGAATATCGTCCGACTCGATCTTGTCTACTTCATCGAGAATAACGAGTGCGGCATCGAACCGACGATCGATAATTCGCCAGAGACGTCGATAATATTCCGATGTACTCAACCCAGAATGGGGAATAGTGATCTCAGTTTGTTCCGTATCGTTGAGTTGGTGTGCGATGGACTGGACTGCCTGCGTTTCGGTCGAGTCCTGTAAGCAATCTACGTATGCGACGCCGATGATGACGTCGTTTTCCTGTGCCCGGTCGATTGCCTGCCTCGTGATGAATTTCGAACAAAGGGATTTACCAGTCCCCGTTTTTCCATATACGAGAACGTTGTTTGGTGTACTTCCATCGATCACCGGTTGAATAGCTCCCGCAAGGTTCGTGAGTTCTTGTTCACGCCCGATAATCCGATCGCCGTCCGGAAGGTGAGAGACCTGCAAGAGATCCTTGTTCCGGAAGATTTCATTCTCCTGTGCGAAATAATCGTGGACATCCGGCATCTCTTTGCGTGACGGTTTTCGAGAGAAGGACTTAACTCTTTTCACCTCGATGCCGCTGTAAATCGACTAAAGTGGATCTTTTGGTGGGTGAGCGCATGAATTCAAAGCCCATGGTTCCGCTGTATAGAGTATTACTCACCCCTCAGTGCCGCTGTATATTTGTCCTACACTGTTGCTGTACATCCCACACCCCTCAATGCCGCTGTAAACCACCCCTCGGTGCCGCTGTATATTCATGCTTCCTCCGGTACATTTTTGCTGTACACCTCTATCCTGTGGTGCCGCCGCTGTCCTTGATGTAGCTTTAGCTGAATTGAAGCGTTAGCCCTCTTCCTCAACGAGCGAAGCGGGTAGGATGAGATAGTTCACACAGACCCCTCAATGCCGCTGTATAGTGAAAGCGTAGAGCTACCCTCTCGTAACGCACCGAGTTGCCGCTGTATAGTCCCTGGACAGATGTGAGAGAGTTTAAGAAGGACGTTACCCACCCCAGAGTGCCGCTGTAAGAGTAGACACACACCCCGGAGTGCCGCTGTATAGTGACGAGATAGTATCCAGCTGAACTCGAGGGAAGAAGGGGGATAATCGTAGAAGACGGCCGCAGCTAATTAAAATAGATCGGAGAGAGCCAGGGTCGGTTCTATTCGAACGATCCGTGCCGTTCGA
This genomic stretch from Natrarchaeobius halalkaliphilus harbors:
- a CDS encoding phosphopantetheine adenylyltransferase yields the protein MNSGKRIAILGGTFTPVHDGHRALLHKTFQTASHDGSGDGHVIVALTSTPLARRTRSDPTHSELLGPFEQRCDSLETEIEQLSDAYTASFEIIKLEDTHGPAVSREDIDVLVVSPEGKAQHRAHNINEQRVSNGLSPIEIHTAPFVIADDGVRISSTRIRNGEIDAHGRLLEESE
- a CDS encoding Cdc6/Cdc18 family protein; the protein is MPDVHDYFAQENEIFRNKDLLQVSHLPDGDRIIGREQELTNLAGAIQPVIDGSTPNNVLVYGKTGTGKSLCSKFITRQAIDRAQENDVIIGVAYVDCLQDSTETQAVQSIAHQLNDTEQTEITIPHSGLSTSEYYRRLWRIIDRRFDAALVILDEVDKIESDDILMQLSRAVESGKLSSSTIGTIGISNKVRYKESLDERIKSSLCEREYVFPPYDATQIQEILRSRSDAFHDGVLEDGVIPRVAALAAREHGDARKAIDILRFAGEIAEETDLETVTESCVDQAHEREETSRLAELISKSPSHAKLVLEAMALLAKQPERADDTVQTTEVYELYKRLCDRDDSSHLKLRRVRDILSELEFLSIIEQERKWAGKGKGNYMENRLVDDPDVIIAACEESSR